A part of Tessaracoccus timonensis genomic DNA contains:
- a CDS encoding S8 family serine peptidase has translation MSLTLALTGGAAMAFHADAAPTPRNLPTPDVVAARSGVPTDAERVPGPADEPRRVMVMLKQQPQGKDVESHGLAAVDRVLARWEGKEGFSVQRKFGMLVRGFSATLPANQIAALALDPDVASVKPLKTFRPSMETAAELSHSVQARSDFDVDGRGLVVSIIDTGIDIKHQDMRLDDGVKGKLSVAKGFTEKVPYGWNFADENNEVLDTAGSQHGMHVAGIVAANAGHDGDVIKNGRINGIAPNAQLLAMKVFSNDATRPSAYEDDVIAAIESSVKHGADIINMSLGSPNGTGQASVGEARAIANAQAAGVQVIVAAGNEGLNGSLDGTLTDELGMLDNGTHGSPASAPEALSIASINNSQSIASQGEAAQGDAVEKFGYQLQSGKADGKEHVLVFGGLGKPEEIPAEAKGNYVLIQRGEIAFSEKFKNAIDKGAAGVIVFNNEAGGDKFQGMAGIEGVTIPGAFIYQSTGEKLKKLTDAGETKVKLTEDRIALPVNDKVAPSSFTSWGSGPELNFKPQLAGIGGSVYSTVNDNKYQDNSGTSMAAPHVAGVFALGREAYAKRFPDLSDRERNTLLRTSLANTAQVLEKDGVPYAPRQMGAGLVDTKAALESNVFATVDGVPNVPLREVRGAKTFTVKLENKGDKDYSFTTGGTCVLGETRDPEGNATQCSKGETLTASAPSVTVPAKGAATVDFTLKPAGGDDHWIEGWAQLTSSDAKQPSLSVPYMGFAGDWNAEPIVEDPTDEQPSVLDKFFGEKHPHSSHVESGYLQFGAVPTEWISPNGDGVFDEALPAPMFLRSASAVQYQLVRDGKVVRDLGEERDVQRLPLSNIAESVLSAASPSFGHKWDGRLYNAKTDKFEPAPDGQYSLRVRARLSEEFDWQVTDLPLGVDTVAPKVEEKSYVKNDDGSITYTLKISDAGAGFSKDPVIASDGPSGKDYPEPKFDAATGVATITIPAELTGEGHYASFQVFDQAGNTTLEFDFLDNATAKILDSYRFNNSVNEKSVDPITGQPLIRDGKVTIDVIVSEHVAKATLNGAEVELKDGRGSVTVPVKPGRNDYKLVAYDKDGKELASDSVFLVFDTKAPMLEFTDAPLNEAGQLVPAKDGSITIKGKVSDDLATIPAGDLYLAMGKKVMKVNDDGTFEIVFTPDEGQAVVTLKATDGANLTTRTFVIAGAKVPGDALRIVFDDPRLNTSSELDPFGEFAYFVEPSFQNLTVRDDGADLVLKGMFTGKPGKFVVDGKEVPVGDDLRFEVPLKLVNGINSFGYEVFDAQGNSVKMSGWRFFYDRNMPGHELITSPEIAPDGAIYLRGPKGDIDLKGSVWDDEFGYVMAVNGNVVKEFENVWDTGANVNRRDFETKVKGAHGHTMRISLSDQMGNGFERGVPLVFDDEAPTVGIDGVSNGDFITSKQRFTVLAKDTNLHTLQVRVDGKEHDARVVEAKPHPGAYVVDFKNGEPQLDDNQQAAATTSATGAQASAAEPKADAAAPAADTPDASNAEERKPVELTIEVDGLPAGEHLLEAVATDMAGNAAADSVYFTVDDAAPVIEGPEKLSVDPDTNVMEQLLAAYTVTDDADPEPTFTADVSQLVHNAPVKVELVATDASGKMSKRTVEITLERPMTTLKGECGSMTARFVKGDSISITCTKQFDGSTVVKIRNAGQPIDGTITVNVTGGPVYLLDAKGNIISRIASKPGKGTLTFQSSSKANYRIGELPARGEQPIEDHKPGEPVDKPGLPKTGH, from the coding sequence GTGTCCTTGACATTGGCGCTGACCGGCGGTGCAGCGATGGCATTCCACGCTGACGCCGCACCCACCCCAAGAAATCTACCCACCCCCGACGTCGTCGCTGCACGCAGTGGCGTCCCAACCGATGCCGAGCGCGTCCCTGGGCCTGCCGACGAACCACGTCGCGTCATGGTCATGCTGAAGCAGCAGCCGCAGGGCAAGGACGTCGAGAGCCACGGCCTCGCGGCTGTGGACCGTGTGCTGGCGCGTTGGGAAGGCAAAGAAGGCTTCAGCGTGCAGCGCAAGTTCGGCATGCTGGTTCGAGGCTTTTCGGCTACGCTGCCTGCCAACCAGATCGCCGCGCTGGCCCTGGATCCGGACGTCGCTTCGGTCAAGCCGTTGAAGACGTTCCGCCCCTCCATGGAGACCGCCGCGGAGCTGAGCCACTCGGTGCAGGCCCGCTCTGACTTCGACGTTGACGGCCGCGGCCTCGTGGTCTCGATCATCGACACCGGCATCGACATCAAACACCAAGACATGCGCCTTGACGACGGCGTGAAGGGGAAGCTCTCCGTCGCCAAGGGATTCACGGAGAAGGTGCCCTACGGTTGGAACTTCGCCGACGAGAACAATGAGGTTCTCGACACCGCAGGCAGCCAGCACGGCATGCACGTTGCGGGCATCGTCGCAGCCAATGCTGGCCACGACGGGGACGTCATCAAGAATGGGCGCATCAACGGCATCGCCCCGAACGCGCAGCTGTTGGCGATGAAGGTGTTCTCCAACGACGCCACCCGCCCCAGCGCTTACGAAGATGACGTCATCGCCGCCATCGAGAGCTCCGTAAAGCACGGTGCGGACATCATCAACATGTCGCTCGGCTCACCCAACGGCACCGGCCAGGCCTCCGTCGGCGAGGCCCGCGCGATCGCCAATGCTCAGGCTGCGGGCGTCCAGGTGATCGTCGCAGCAGGCAACGAAGGCCTCAACGGCTCACTTGACGGCACACTCACTGACGAGCTGGGCATGCTTGACAACGGCACGCACGGCAGCCCCGCGAGTGCCCCCGAGGCCCTGTCCATCGCGTCGATCAACAACTCGCAATCCATCGCCAGCCAGGGTGAGGCCGCCCAAGGCGACGCCGTCGAGAAGTTCGGCTACCAGCTGCAAAGCGGCAAGGCCGACGGCAAAGAACACGTGCTCGTGTTCGGCGGTCTCGGCAAGCCCGAGGAGATCCCTGCGGAGGCGAAGGGCAACTATGTGCTGATCCAGCGCGGCGAGATCGCCTTCTCGGAGAAGTTCAAGAACGCCATCGACAAAGGCGCCGCGGGCGTCATCGTCTTCAACAACGAAGCAGGCGGCGACAAGTTCCAGGGTATGGCGGGCATCGAAGGAGTTACCATCCCTGGCGCCTTCATCTACCAGTCAACGGGCGAGAAGCTCAAGAAGCTGACCGACGCCGGCGAGACGAAGGTGAAACTCACCGAGGATCGCATCGCGCTGCCCGTCAACGACAAGGTGGCGCCGTCGTCGTTCACTTCTTGGGGGTCTGGCCCTGAGCTGAACTTCAAGCCTCAGCTCGCCGGCATCGGCGGTTCGGTGTACTCCACTGTCAACGACAACAAGTACCAGGACAACTCCGGCACCTCGATGGCGGCGCCGCACGTCGCCGGTGTGTTTGCGCTCGGACGTGAGGCCTACGCCAAGCGCTTCCCGGACCTCAGCGACCGAGAGCGCAACACGTTGCTGCGCACGTCGCTGGCAAACACGGCCCAGGTACTCGAGAAGGACGGAGTTCCTTACGCTCCGCGTCAGATGGGTGCAGGCCTCGTCGACACCAAGGCTGCGCTGGAAAGCAACGTGTTCGCCACCGTCGATGGCGTGCCCAACGTGCCTCTGCGTGAGGTGCGCGGCGCCAAGACGTTCACGGTGAAGCTGGAGAACAAGGGTGATAAGGACTACTCCTTCACCACCGGCGGCACCTGCGTGCTGGGCGAAACTCGCGACCCGGAGGGCAACGCCACGCAGTGCTCCAAGGGTGAGACGCTCACCGCATCGGCACCCAGCGTGACAGTGCCGGCGAAGGGCGCGGCCACCGTCGACTTCACCCTCAAGCCTGCTGGGGGCGACGACCACTGGATCGAGGGGTGGGCGCAACTCACCTCCTCCGACGCCAAGCAGCCGTCGCTGTCCGTGCCCTATATGGGATTCGCAGGCGACTGGAATGCTGAACCCATCGTGGAAGACCCGACGGACGAGCAGCCGTCGGTACTCGACAAGTTCTTCGGTGAGAAGCACCCGCACTCTTCGCACGTGGAGTCCGGCTACCTGCAGTTTGGGGCGGTGCCCACTGAGTGGATCTCCCCGAACGGCGACGGTGTGTTCGACGAGGCGCTCCCCGCCCCAATGTTCCTTCGCTCCGCGTCCGCCGTGCAGTACCAGCTGGTGCGCGACGGCAAGGTCGTCCGTGATCTCGGCGAAGAGCGTGACGTGCAGCGCCTGCCTTTGTCGAACATCGCTGAGTCGGTGTTGTCCGCGGCGAGTCCGTCGTTTGGACACAAGTGGGACGGCCGCTTGTACAACGCGAAGACCGACAAGTTCGAGCCTGCCCCCGACGGGCAGTACTCGCTGCGCGTCCGCGCTCGGTTGTCGGAGGAGTTCGACTGGCAGGTGACGGATCTCCCACTCGGCGTCGACACCGTCGCACCGAAGGTGGAAGAGAAGTCGTACGTCAAGAACGACGACGGCTCCATCACCTACACGCTCAAGATCTCGGATGCGGGCGCCGGCTTCAGCAAGGACCCGGTGATCGCATCCGACGGCCCGAGCGGCAAGGACTACCCCGAGCCGAAGTTCGACGCCGCCACCGGCGTCGCGACGATCACTATTCCCGCAGAACTCACCGGCGAGGGCCACTACGCGTCCTTCCAGGTGTTCGACCAAGCCGGCAACACCACGCTGGAGTTCGACTTCCTGGATAACGCCACTGCGAAGATCCTCGACTCGTACCGCTTCAACAACAGCGTGAACGAGAAGTCTGTCGACCCGATCACTGGTCAGCCGCTGATCCGCGACGGCAAGGTCACCATCGACGTGATCGTCAGCGAGCACGTTGCCAAGGCCACGCTCAACGGTGCCGAAGTGGAGCTGAAGGATGGGCGCGGTAGCGTCACGGTGCCGGTCAAGCCTGGGCGCAACGACTACAAGCTCGTCGCCTACGACAAGGACGGCAAGGAGCTGGCAAGCGACTCCGTCTTCCTCGTGTTCGACACCAAGGCTCCGATGCTGGAATTCACTGATGCCCCCCTCAATGAAGCGGGCCAGCTCGTTCCCGCCAAGGACGGCAGCATCACGATCAAAGGCAAGGTGAGCGACGACCTCGCCACCATCCCAGCCGGCGATCTCTACCTCGCCATGGGCAAGAAGGTCATGAAGGTCAACGACGATGGCACCTTCGAGATCGTCTTCACGCCCGACGAAGGTCAGGCCGTAGTGACGCTCAAAGCCACCGACGGTGCGAATCTCACGACGAGGACGTTCGTCATTGCTGGTGCCAAGGTGCCCGGCGACGCATTGCGCATCGTGTTCGATGACCCGAGGCTGAATACCTCCAGTGAGCTGGACCCGTTCGGCGAGTTCGCGTACTTCGTCGAGCCGTCGTTCCAAAACCTCACTGTGCGTGACGACGGCGCTGACCTGGTGCTCAAGGGCATGTTCACCGGCAAGCCGGGCAAGTTCGTCGTCGACGGCAAGGAAGTCCCCGTCGGAGACGACCTTCGCTTCGAGGTGCCCCTGAAGCTCGTCAACGGCATCAACTCCTTCGGCTACGAGGTGTTCGACGCGCAAGGCAACTCCGTGAAGATGAGCGGCTGGCGGTTCTTCTACGACCGCAACATGCCGGGCCACGAACTCATCACCTCCCCAGAGATCGCCCCCGACGGCGCGATCTACCTCCGTGGGCCGAAGGGCGACATCGACCTGAAGGGCTCCGTCTGGGACGACGAGTTCGGCTACGTTATGGCGGTCAACGGCAACGTCGTGAAGGAGTTCGAGAACGTCTGGGATACGGGCGCTAACGTCAACCGTCGTGATTTCGAGACGAAGGTCAAGGGCGCGCACGGACACACCATGCGCATCTCTCTGAGCGACCAGATGGGCAATGGTTTCGAGCGGGGCGTCCCCCTCGTCTTCGACGACGAGGCCCCCACCGTCGGCATCGACGGTGTCTCGAACGGCGACTTCATCACGTCGAAGCAGCGGTTCACCGTGCTCGCGAAGGACACGAACCTGCACACGCTGCAGGTGCGCGTCGACGGCAAGGAGCACGACGCCCGCGTCGTCGAGGCGAAGCCGCACCCGGGTGCGTACGTAGTCGACTTCAAGAACGGCGAGCCGCAGCTCGACGACAACCAGCAGGCAGCTGCGACGACGTCGGCAACTGGCGCCCAGGCTTCGGCCGCTGAACCGAAGGCTGATGCTGCGGCCCCTGCTGCCGATACGCCTGACGCGTCGAACGCTGAGGAGCGCAAGCCCGTCGAGCTCACCATTGAGGTGGACGGCCTTCCGGCAGGCGAACACCTGCTCGAAGCAGTGGCTACCGATATGGCCGGCAACGCCGCAGCCGACTCGGTGTACTTCACCGTCGACGATGCTGCCCCTGTCATCGAGGGCCCGGAGAAACTCAGCGTGGATCCGGATACGAACGTCATGGAGCAGCTGCTCGCGGCCTACACCGTGACCGACGATGCTGACCCGGAGCCCACCTTCACGGCGGATGTTAGCCAGCTGGTGCACAATGCGCCCGTCAAGGTGGAACTCGTCGCCACCGATGCGTCCGGCAAGATGTCGAAGCGTACGGTCGAGATCACCCTGGAGCGTCCGATGACGACGCTGAAGGGCGAGTGCGGCTCGATGACGGCGCGGTTCGTGAAGGGTGACTCGATCTCGATCACCTGCACGAAGCAGTTCGATGGCAGCACCGTCGTGAAGATCCGCAACGCCGGACAACCCATCGACGGCACCATCACCGTCAACGTCACGGGTGGCCCCGTGTACCTGCTCGATGCGAAGGGGAACATCATCTCCCGCATCGCATCGAAGCCAGGCAAGGGCACGCTGACATTCCAGTCATCCTCGAAGGCGAACTACCGCATCGGTGAGCTCCCCGCTCGCGGAGAACAGCCCATCGAGGATCACAAACCGGGCGAACCCGTCGACAAGCCAGGATTGCCAAAGACCGGTCACTAA
- the purB gene encoding adenylosuccinate lyase, which yields MSLPNVLADRYASDAMCAIWAPEAKVVAERRLWLAVLRAQRDLGVDFGGDNPDDVISAYESVIDEVDLDAIAERERITRHDVKARIEEFNALAGFEHVHKGMTSRDLTENIEQLQILESLRLVRSRTIATLAQLTRLAVQYRDQAMTGRSHNVAAQITTLGKRFATAADELLIALQRLDELIARYPARGIKGPMGTAQDMLDLLGGDVDKLDALERQVAEGLGFQRVLTSTGQVYPRSLDYDVVTALAQIAAAPSNVATTVRLMAGLELVTEGFKEGQVGSSAMPHKMNTRSCERVNGMAVILRGYVSMVGELAGDQWNEGDVSCSVVRRVALPDAFFALDGMCETFLTVLQDFGAFPAVIEAELERYLPFLTTTKVLMAAVRKGVGREIAHEAIKDHAVAVALEMREGLQTNDLLDRLAADERLGLTRDELGALVTQPLELAGTAGRQVDAVAQQVEAIVAANPEAAAYQPGAVL from the coding sequence ATGAGCTTGCCTAATGTCCTCGCTGATCGATACGCGTCTGATGCCATGTGCGCCATCTGGGCGCCGGAAGCGAAGGTGGTGGCGGAACGACGACTGTGGCTCGCCGTGCTTCGCGCCCAGCGTGACCTGGGCGTCGACTTCGGGGGAGATAACCCCGACGACGTCATCTCGGCCTACGAATCCGTCATTGACGAGGTGGATCTCGATGCGATCGCCGAGCGCGAGCGCATCACCCGCCACGACGTAAAGGCCCGCATCGAGGAGTTCAACGCGCTCGCCGGCTTCGAGCACGTGCATAAGGGAATGACCTCGCGCGACCTCACCGAGAACATCGAGCAGCTGCAGATCCTGGAATCCTTGCGCCTTGTGCGTTCCCGCACCATCGCCACGCTGGCGCAGCTCACCAGGCTCGCAGTGCAGTACCGCGACCAGGCGATGACGGGGCGCTCGCACAACGTCGCCGCCCAGATCACCACCCTCGGCAAGCGCTTCGCGACGGCGGCCGACGAGTTGCTCATCGCGCTCCAGCGCCTCGACGAACTCATCGCCCGCTACCCGGCGCGCGGCATCAAAGGTCCCATGGGCACGGCGCAGGACATGCTCGACTTGCTGGGCGGCGACGTCGACAAGCTCGACGCGCTCGAGCGCCAGGTTGCCGAAGGGCTCGGCTTCCAGCGTGTCCTCACATCCACCGGGCAGGTGTACCCGCGCAGCCTGGATTACGACGTCGTCACTGCCCTTGCGCAGATCGCCGCAGCACCGAGCAATGTCGCGACGACGGTGCGGCTCATGGCGGGGCTCGAGCTCGTCACCGAGGGGTTCAAGGAGGGCCAGGTTGGCTCGTCGGCCATGCCGCACAAGATGAATACGCGCTCCTGCGAGCGCGTGAACGGGATGGCCGTGATCCTGCGCGGCTACGTGTCGATGGTGGGGGAGCTTGCCGGTGACCAGTGGAACGAGGGCGACGTGTCCTGCTCCGTCGTGCGCCGCGTCGCGCTCCCGGACGCCTTCTTCGCGCTCGACGGGATGTGCGAGACGTTCCTCACGGTGCTGCAAGATTTCGGGGCGTTCCCCGCGGTGATCGAGGCGGAGCTCGAGCGCTACCTGCCGTTCCTCACCACGACGAAGGTGCTCATGGCCGCGGTGCGCAAGGGCGTGGGACGCGAGATCGCGCACGAGGCCATCAAGGACCACGCCGTCGCCGTGGCACTCGAGATGCGGGAGGGTCTGCAAACCAACGACCTGCTCGACCGCCTCGCCGCCGATGAGCGACTCGGCCTCACCCGCGATGAGCTCGGCGCCCTCGTCACTCAGCCGCTGGAGCTCGCAGGCACGGCGGGCCGCCAGGTCGACGCGGTTGCGCAGCAGGTGGAGGCCATCGTCGCGGCGAACCCCGAGGCCGCTGCCTACCAGCCCGGCGCGGTGCTCTGA